The following coding sequences lie in one Candidatus Planktophila sulfonica genomic window:
- a CDS encoding energy-coupling factor transporter transmembrane component T family protein, translated as MKKPLHPLTLWICAILLAIGVVALDNAFIALAIVGAVAFLVYIRRDGSPWQRSFALSIRIGLTILAIRTVVGILIGVPIPGTNLFTLPILDLPSWMPGIRIGGAVTLERLSSSLHEGVIIATMIALFGAATSLTSPHKLLRVTPSFIYEIGITLVIATSLFPQLATSARRIRTAQKLRGFEKLELRSIAIPLLEESLSRSLQLAAAMDARGYGISRKRSRYRPVPWLMRDNLTLLFTSALAVAMVTS; from the coding sequence ATGAAGAAGCCACTGCATCCACTTACCTTGTGGATCTGTGCGATTCTCTTAGCAATAGGAGTTGTCGCACTCGATAACGCATTTATCGCCCTCGCGATAGTAGGTGCAGTGGCATTTCTTGTCTACATTCGTCGTGATGGATCGCCATGGCAGAGAAGTTTTGCTCTCTCCATTCGCATTGGTCTGACAATTCTCGCCATACGAACCGTTGTTGGAATTCTGATTGGTGTTCCAATTCCAGGAACAAATCTCTTCACTCTTCCCATACTTGATCTACCGTCCTGGATGCCCGGAATTCGCATCGGAGGCGCAGTTACGCTCGAGCGATTGTCATCTTCGCTTCACGAAGGGGTAATCATTGCGACAATGATTGCGCTTTTCGGTGCCGCAACTTCTCTTACTAGCCCCCACAAACTCCTGCGTGTTACTCCATCCTTTATTTATGAAATTGGCATAACGCTTGTAATTGCAACTTCCCTCTTTCCGCAACTCGCTACGAGTGCACGTCGCATCCGTACTGCTCAGAAATTGCGTGGTTTTGAAAAGCTTGAACTTCGATCCATTGCTATTCCCCTGCTAGAAGAATCTCTCTCTCGGTCATTGCAGCTTGCCGCAGCCATGGATGCTCGTGGCTATGGCATCAGTAGAAAGCGCTCACGCTATAGACCCGTGCCTTGGTTGATGCGCGATAACCTCACTCTTCTCTTCACCTCTGCCTTAGCAGTTGCGATGGTGACAAGTTGA